Part of the Thermoproteales archaeon genome is shown below.
GATGCACTGCAGGATACAAGTTAAGGCGAGAAAATGAAAGCAGTGTTGTTAATTCTTGGGCAGTACCAAGAGTTCGACCTAAAACATTAACGCGATATCCGAGATCGATTAGCTGCTTAGTGCATTCCAGTATCTGCTTATAAATGGTTATCCGTTCGGGGAAACTGTAACGGGGATGACCATACGTTGCTTCTATTATCAAAATATCAGCTTCTATTATCTTAGCTGGTTTTAATACTAACCTCGCCTGCAGATTAAAATCTCCGGTGTATACTATACGTTTATTCTTTAGTATTATTTCGTACTGTAGGCTACCCAATACATGTCCAGCCTCATGAGCTCTTATTATTAATTTATTAAGATGAACTTCTTGGCCTTCAGCCAGCTCTAAAACATTTGGTAAATTTCTCTTTTTATCTAAAAAGATACGAGTAACGGGGCTCATCAACTTTAACACTTGAGGAAAACTTTTCAAAACTTTCATATTATAGTGATCTCTGTGCGCGTGGGATATGAGTATAATGTCCGGTTTAAATGATGGATATCCTACGGGATCTATAAGCAACGAATAATTTTCTTCTTTTAACACTATTCCTTGTTCGTAATAAATGTTCATATTATTCCCGACGTAACATCACCACTATTCTACCGCACAGG
Proteins encoded:
- a CDS encoding MBL fold metallo-hydrolase, which translates into the protein MNIYYEQGIVLKEENYSLLIDPVGYPSFKPDIILISHAHRDHYNMKVLKSFPQVLKLMSPVTRIFLDKKRNLPNVLELAEGQEVHLNKLIIRAHEAGHVLGSLQYEIILKNKRIVYTGDFNLQARLVLKPAKIIEADILIIEATYGHPRYSFPERITIYKQILECTKQLIDLGYRVNVLGRTLGTAQELTTLLSFSRLNLYPAVHPIIARINRIYELYGENLGTYRILSLKQSNNNGENPIIMPLSSKISEKKNSIICTGWALNKREKGYVPLSSHADFKQLVRYARQSSPEKVFTVYGFTNVLADFLKNEYSFDAQPLK